A genome region from Streptomyces sp. NBC_00239 includes the following:
- a CDS encoding ketosynthase chain-length factor, giving the protein MNTAVAAPARAAAPAPARDGGSRTAAPVITGIGVAAPNGLGTEAWWSAVLRGESGIRPVSRFDASGYPAKLAGEVPGFVDADHVSSRLMPQTDRVTRLSLAAAKEALDDAGADPAQLPDYAAGVVTANSFGGFEFGQQELQALWSKGGQYVSAYQSFAWFYAVNSGQISIRHGLRGASGVVVSEQAGGLDAIAHARRQLRKGAQLVVTGGVDSALCSWGWAAYLAGGALTDVADPARAYLPFDEHASGHVAGEGGALLVLEGAEEARRRGARVYGSIAGHAATFDSDGTSRLRAAAELALADAGVHPDEVDVVFADAAGERNADRAEAEAITALFGPRGVPVTAPKSMTGRLAAGGAALDVAAALLTLRDQLIPPTTGTELPADDCPLDLVTGAPSPALGVPLRTALVLARGHGGFNSAVVVRAPDA; this is encoded by the coding sequence ATGAACACCGCAGTCGCCGCCCCGGCCCGCGCGGCCGCTCCCGCCCCGGCCCGCGACGGGGGATCCCGTACCGCGGCCCCCGTCATCACCGGCATCGGAGTCGCCGCCCCCAACGGGCTGGGCACCGAGGCCTGGTGGTCCGCCGTCCTGCGCGGCGAGTCCGGCATCCGGCCGGTCAGCCGCTTCGACGCGAGCGGCTACCCGGCGAAGCTGGCCGGCGAGGTGCCCGGATTCGTCGACGCCGACCACGTCTCCAGCCGTCTGATGCCGCAGACCGACCGCGTCACCCGGCTCTCGCTCGCCGCGGCCAAGGAGGCGCTCGACGACGCCGGCGCCGACCCCGCGCAGCTGCCCGACTACGCCGCGGGCGTGGTCACCGCGAACTCCTTCGGCGGCTTCGAGTTCGGCCAGCAGGAGCTCCAGGCGCTGTGGAGCAAGGGCGGCCAGTACGTCTCGGCCTACCAGTCCTTCGCCTGGTTCTACGCCGTCAACAGCGGCCAGATCTCCATCCGGCACGGCCTGCGCGGAGCCTCCGGAGTGGTCGTCTCCGAGCAGGCCGGCGGCCTCGACGCCATCGCCCACGCACGCCGCCAGCTGCGCAAGGGCGCCCAGCTCGTCGTCACCGGCGGCGTCGACTCCGCGCTGTGCTCCTGGGGCTGGGCCGCGTACCTGGCCGGCGGCGCCCTCACCGACGTGGCGGACCCGGCCCGCGCCTACCTGCCCTTCGACGAGCACGCGAGCGGCCACGTCGCGGGCGAGGGCGGCGCGCTCCTCGTCCTCGAAGGCGCCGAGGAGGCCCGCAGGCGCGGCGCCCGCGTCTACGGCAGCATCGCCGGACACGCCGCCACCTTCGACTCCGACGGGACCTCCCGGCTGCGGGCGGCCGCCGAGCTCGCCCTCGCCGACGCGGGCGTCCACCCCGACGAAGTCGACGTCGTCTTCGCCGACGCGGCGGGCGAACGCAACGCCGACCGCGCCGAAGCCGAGGCGATCACCGCGCTGTTCGGCCCCCGCGGGGTGCCCGTCACCGCCCCCAAGTCGATGACCGGGCGGCTCGCCGCCGGCGGCGCCGCCCTCGACGTGGCCGCCGCCCTGCTGACCCTGCGCGACCAGCTGATCCCGCCGACCACCGGCACCGAGCTGCCGGCCGACGACTGCCCGCTGGACCTGGTCACCGGAGCGCCCAGCCCCGCCCTGGGGGTGCCGCTGCGCACCGCGCTCGTCCTGGCCCGCGGCCACGGCGGCTTCAACTCCGCCGTCGTCGTCCGCGCCCCGGACGCCTGA
- a CDS encoding acyl carrier protein → MDRLELDELKRILIECAGEDEGVELDGDALDLNWFELGYDSLAILQTTGYIEREYDVLLDEEALDDADTPRRFLAMVNEVLAAGATV, encoded by the coding sequence ATGGACCGTCTGGAACTTGACGAACTGAAGCGCATCCTGATCGAGTGCGCGGGCGAGGACGAGGGCGTCGAACTCGACGGCGACGCCCTCGACCTGAACTGGTTCGAGCTGGGCTACGACTCGCTCGCCATCCTGCAGACCACCGGGTACATCGAGCGCGAGTACGACGTCCTGCTCGACGAGGAGGCCCTCGACGACGCGGACACCCCCCGGCGCTTCCTCGCCATGGTCAACGAGGTGCTGGCAGCCGGGGCCACGGTCTGA
- a CDS encoding FAD-dependent monooxygenase, with amino-acid sequence MGEELDTDVCVIGAGPAGLALTLMLLRSGIRVTLVERSTGFRRDFHGELLQPGGQRVLDELGVLAAAAARGAASLRGLQVLERGQVLLDVDYGRLPAPYDHLLALPQPHVLRELLAACHRLPGFTPLEGHRIAALLERRPGSPCTGAVVHGPGRVPVTVRAAVVVGADGRSSKTRALAGIDAGRGTSAVREVVWFSLHAPRRATGLVRVHRGPAGAVLVHDTHPDRVRVAWTPPPGRTRAAGRGIEGIRRELAAVLPQFADLMDAQLTSMADLTVLDVFASHAREWVRDGLVLLGDSAHTHGPLGAQGIDLALHDAAALHPVLVAAVHADDPTAARFAAYQERRAPAAAAVHRMQAAQTRAVLGGGPPAAALLRARAAGLLTRTPIGARITRRIAHGPDPAAVRTDLFTVLPAHVGWGR; translated from the coding sequence GTGGGCGAGGAGCTCGACACCGACGTCTGCGTCATCGGCGCCGGCCCCGCCGGGCTCGCGCTGACGCTCATGCTGCTGCGCTCCGGCATCCGGGTGACGCTGGTCGAGCGTTCCACCGGGTTCCGCCGCGACTTCCACGGCGAGCTCCTGCAGCCCGGCGGGCAGCGCGTCCTCGACGAACTCGGCGTCCTCGCCGCGGCCGCGGCCCGCGGGGCGGCGAGCCTGCGGGGCCTGCAGGTGCTGGAGCGCGGGCAGGTGCTGCTCGACGTCGACTACGGGCGGCTGCCCGCCCCGTACGACCACCTGCTCGCCCTCCCGCAGCCGCACGTGCTGCGGGAACTGCTGGCCGCCTGCCACCGGCTGCCCGGCTTCACGCCGCTCGAAGGGCACCGCATCGCCGCGCTCCTGGAGCGGCGTCCGGGCAGTCCCTGCACGGGGGCGGTGGTGCACGGCCCCGGCCGGGTGCCCGTCACCGTGCGGGCGGCGGTGGTCGTCGGCGCCGACGGCCGCTCCTCCAAGACCCGCGCCCTCGCGGGCATCGACGCGGGACGCGGCACGTCCGCCGTCCGCGAGGTGGTGTGGTTCTCGCTGCACGCGCCGCGCCGGGCCACCGGCCTGGTCCGGGTGCACCGCGGGCCGGCCGGCGCCGTCCTGGTCCACGACACCCACCCCGACCGGGTCCGGGTCGCCTGGACCCCGCCGCCCGGCCGGACCCGGGCCGCCGGACGCGGCATCGAGGGCATCCGCCGCGAACTGGCCGCGGTCCTGCCGCAGTTCGCCGACCTGATGGACGCGCAGCTCACCTCCATGGCCGACCTGACCGTGCTCGACGTGTTCGCCTCGCACGCCCGGGAATGGGTGCGCGACGGACTCGTGCTGCTCGGCGACAGCGCGCACACGCACGGGCCGCTCGGCGCCCAGGGCATCGACCTGGCCCTCCACGACGCCGCCGCGCTGCACCCCGTACTCGTGGCCGCGGTGCACGCGGACGACCCCACCGCCGCGCGGTTCGCGGCGTACCAGGAGCGGCGGGCGCCGGCGGCGGCCGCCGTGCACCGGATGCAGGCGGCGCAGACCCGGGCGGTGCTCGGCGGGGGCCCGCCGGCCGCCGCGCTGCTGCGGGCCCGCGCGGCGGGACTGCTGACCCGCACCCCGATCGGCGCGCGGATCACCCGGCGGATCGCGCACGGCCCCGACCCGGCCGCGGTCCGCACCGACCTGTTCACCGTCCTGCCCGCCCACGTGGGCTGGGGCCGCTGA
- a CDS encoding nuclear transport factor 2 family protein yields MTATIATAASPRPHQGQEFGLLYAEVQQFYSRQMQLFDSFEAERWALTFTEDAVFDVPTLPAPLVGRTALAASVRRNREAQAAAGEQHRHWLGMLDVQPQADGSLHTRSYALVYLTPRGGASKVFRVCVMEDVVVHASGGWQVARRLVTRDDLA; encoded by the coding sequence ATGACCGCGACGATCGCCACCGCAGCATCCCCCCGACCGCACCAGGGACAGGAGTTCGGCCTGCTGTACGCGGAGGTCCAGCAGTTCTACTCCCGCCAGATGCAGCTCTTCGACTCCTTCGAGGCCGAGCGGTGGGCGCTGACCTTCACCGAGGACGCCGTCTTCGACGTGCCGACGCTGCCGGCGCCGTTGGTCGGCCGGACGGCCCTGGCCGCCAGCGTCCGGCGCAACCGGGAGGCGCAGGCCGCCGCGGGCGAGCAGCACCGGCACTGGCTGGGCATGCTCGACGTGCAGCCCCAGGCGGACGGCTCGCTGCACACCCGCAGCTACGCGCTGGTGTACCTGACGCCGCGCGGCGGCGCGTCGAAGGTGTTCCGGGTCTGCGTGATGGAGGACGTGGTGGTCCACGCGTCCGGCGGCTGGCAGGTCGCCCGCCGCCTGGTCACCCGCGACGACCTCGCGTAA
- a CDS encoding class I adenylate-forming enzyme family protein produces MPRFAYPELPLDGLLRQAAVRDPSGLAIRTATGGGARTEVTFAELDGQADRIASYLEHTCGRSGTRIGVANVLDPVFAAAYYGTVRSGNTIVLVNPLIKEAGLFHVLRTAAVEVVFVPTATAELLIKLGDRLPDLRCVVVTDAPDGIVPGDAVPLAAALEWAPERMDLPGPVDLDGDACIQFTTGSTGRPKGVRLTHRNLVANAAQTAAAHELGSDSVTVNHLPLYHTMHLNSGIFAGACQVLCTDPDPVASLAVAAQADATHYYGLPARLHALSRDARLTGDFPAGRRLSAVLSGGTALSPTAARALRERLGVPVIQGYGLAELSPLSHCQGRHLPKSGSVGPAVPGTEWRIVRTGTGTRTPLDVYATGEVQVRGPQVMAGYLDDSAPSPIDADGWFSTGDVGYRNEDGELFLVDRLDDVFKYDNELVSPTAVERVIGADPRVAECIVAGWPDPVHGEVVWTGIVLREPTAPGLLDVIDSVVERANGNLNWFEQIRRVEVIDAVPRNHVGKPDRRSLRRTLHGRAEAEEGAV; encoded by the coding sequence ATGCCGAGATTCGCATACCCCGAACTCCCGCTGGACGGCCTGCTGCGCCAGGCGGCGGTCCGCGACCCCTCGGGCCTGGCCATCCGGACCGCGACCGGCGGCGGCGCGCGGACCGAGGTGACCTTCGCGGAACTGGACGGCCAGGCCGACCGCATCGCCTCCTACCTGGAGCACACGTGCGGCCGCAGCGGCACGCGGATCGGCGTCGCCAACGTCCTCGACCCCGTCTTCGCCGCCGCCTACTACGGCACCGTGCGCAGCGGGAACACGATCGTGCTGGTCAACCCCCTGATCAAGGAGGCGGGCCTGTTCCACGTGCTGCGGACGGCCGCCGTGGAAGTGGTGTTCGTGCCGACGGCCACGGCCGAGCTGCTGATCAAACTGGGCGACCGGCTGCCGGACCTGCGCTGCGTCGTGGTGACGGACGCGCCCGACGGGATCGTCCCCGGCGACGCCGTGCCGCTGGCCGCCGCCCTCGAATGGGCGCCGGAGCGGATGGACCTGCCCGGGCCCGTCGACCTCGACGGCGACGCGTGCATCCAGTTCACCACCGGCTCCACGGGCCGCCCCAAGGGCGTCCGGCTCACCCACCGCAACCTGGTGGCGAACGCCGCCCAGACCGCCGCCGCCCACGAGCTCGGCAGCGACTCGGTCACCGTCAACCACCTGCCGCTGTACCACACCATGCACCTCAACTCGGGGATCTTCGCGGGCGCCTGCCAGGTGCTGTGCACCGACCCCGACCCGGTCGCCTCCCTCGCCGTCGCGGCGCAGGCGGACGCCACCCACTACTACGGGCTGCCCGCCCGCCTGCACGCCCTGTCCCGGGACGCGCGGCTCACCGGCGACTTCCCGGCCGGGCGGCGCCTGTCCGCGGTGCTCTCCGGCGGCACCGCCCTGTCCCCCACCGCCGCCCGCGCCCTGCGCGAGCGCCTGGGCGTGCCCGTGATCCAGGGCTACGGGCTGGCCGAACTCTCGCCGCTCTCCCACTGCCAGGGCCGGCACCTGCCCAAGTCCGGCTCCGTGGGCCCCGCCGTACCGGGCACCGAATGGCGCATCGTCCGCACCGGCACCGGCACCCGCACCCCGCTCGACGTGTACGCCACCGGCGAGGTGCAGGTCCGCGGGCCGCAGGTGATGGCCGGCTACCTCGACGACAGCGCGCCCTCTCCGATCGACGCGGACGGCTGGTTCTCCACCGGAGACGTCGGCTACCGCAACGAGGACGGCGAACTGTTCCTGGTGGACCGCCTCGACGACGTCTTCAAGTACGACAACGAACTCGTCTCGCCGACCGCCGTGGAGCGGGTCATCGGAGCCGACCCGCGCGTCGCCGAGTGCATCGTGGCGGGCTGGCCCGACCCGGTGCACGGCGAGGTCGTCTGGACGGGCATCGTGCTGCGCGAGCCGACCGCCCCCGGCCTCCTCGACGTCATCGACTCCGTGGTGGAGCGCGCCAACGGAAACCTGAACTGGTTCGAGCAGATCCGCCGCGTCGAGGTGATCGACGCCGTGCCGCGCAACCACGTCGGCAAGCCCGACCGGCGCTCGCTGCGCCGCACCCTGCACGGCCGGGCCGAGGCGGAGGAGGGCGCGGTGTGA
- a CDS encoding FAD-dependent oxidoreductase produces MATNADTSPAAGAPRVLVVGAGPVGLTAAHELARRGLRVRVVDGAAGPAPTSRAVAVHPRTLETFDQMGVVDGVLARGRKNRAFTMFARGRRLVRLEADYRSMPTRFPYTVIIGQTETEQVLREALARLGVTVEWGVRLTSLEQDRDTVRARLEHASGSAEEYEVPWLVGCDGGHSTVRKQLGLPLLGESSETWALADAAVSLDLPPDTIYWAHTGSQAMMMVPYRQEGYWRLLDTAPAVRPETPADAARRFSEKLSAGLGRPVEVGEPDWTSTFTFQQRMVPRMHEGRCFVAGDAAHVHSPASGQGMNTGVQEAYNLGWKLAMAALGQAGPELLATYGQERVPIGKKLLGSVRKATFLVQFKNTMAGVGLPIAFTFVRNIGPLRRAIQRKVLGGMSGLLLSYDESPLTTADPLMAVPAGSRAAAAAARHPEDPASEALRAELRDTRWSLVWAAGGPAEAGRVAAAAAAVHGTWLSVRTVHDGPDGTCGGPRPLADADGLLRKALGLGAGGWVLVRPDGYLAAGGAELTRAGLARALAPLGAAAVLPDVLRDAARAARVPAPAATGAPHTPHAPAVAPVAVLDRPSSASPELRDTVETSARVLEGQR; encoded by the coding sequence GTGGCGACGAACGCCGACACATCCCCCGCGGCCGGGGCCCCCCGGGTGCTCGTGGTGGGGGCGGGCCCGGTGGGCCTGACCGCCGCCCACGAACTGGCCCGCCGAGGACTGCGCGTGCGCGTCGTGGACGGCGCCGCGGGCCCGGCGCCCACCAGCCGCGCGGTGGCCGTCCACCCGCGCACCCTGGAGACGTTCGACCAGATGGGCGTCGTCGACGGGGTCCTCGCCCGGGGCCGCAAGAACCGGGCGTTCACGATGTTCGCGCGCGGCCGCCGCCTGGTGCGGCTGGAGGCGGACTACCGCTCGATGCCGACCCGCTTCCCGTACACGGTGATCATCGGGCAGACGGAGACGGAGCAGGTGCTCCGCGAGGCCCTGGCCCGGCTCGGCGTCACCGTCGAATGGGGCGTGCGGCTGACCTCCCTGGAGCAGGACCGGGACACGGTCCGCGCCCGTCTCGAACACGCCAGCGGCTCCGCGGAGGAGTACGAGGTGCCGTGGCTGGTCGGCTGCGACGGCGGCCACAGCACGGTGCGCAAGCAGCTCGGTTTGCCGCTGCTCGGCGAGTCCAGCGAGACCTGGGCGCTGGCCGACGCGGCCGTCTCCCTCGACCTGCCGCCGGACACCATCTACTGGGCGCACACCGGCAGCCAGGCCATGATGATGGTCCCGTACCGGCAGGAGGGGTACTGGCGGCTGCTCGACACCGCCCCCGCCGTCCGGCCGGAGACTCCGGCCGACGCCGCGCGGCGCTTCTCCGAGAAGCTCAGCGCCGGGCTCGGCCGCCCGGTGGAGGTCGGCGAACCCGACTGGACCTCCACCTTCACCTTCCAGCAGCGCATGGTGCCGCGCATGCACGAAGGCCGCTGCTTCGTGGCGGGCGACGCCGCACACGTGCACAGCCCCGCCTCCGGTCAGGGCATGAACACCGGTGTCCAGGAGGCCTACAACCTCGGGTGGAAGCTCGCCATGGCCGCGCTCGGGCAGGCCGGTCCGGAGCTGCTCGCCACGTACGGGCAGGAGCGCGTCCCCATCGGCAAGAAGCTGCTGGGCTCGGTCCGCAAGGCGACCTTCCTGGTCCAGTTCAAGAACACGATGGCCGGGGTGGGCCTGCCGATCGCCTTCACCTTCGTCCGCAACATCGGGCCGCTGCGCCGGGCCATCCAGCGCAAGGTGCTCGGCGGCATGTCCGGGCTGCTGCTGTCGTACGACGAGAGCCCGCTGACCACGGCCGACCCGCTGATGGCGGTGCCGGCGGGCTCGCGCGCCGCCGCGGCGGCCGCCCGGCACCCCGAGGATCCCGCCTCCGAGGCGCTGCGCGCGGAACTGCGCGACACCCGCTGGTCGCTGGTGTGGGCGGCGGGCGGGCCGGCCGAGGCCGGCCGGGTCGCGGCGGCCGCCGCGGCCGTGCACGGCACCTGGCTGTCGGTGCGCACCGTGCACGACGGGCCCGACGGCACGTGCGGCGGGCCGCGGCCGCTGGCCGACGCCGACGGGCTGCTGCGCAAGGCGCTGGGTCTGGGCGCGGGCGGCTGGGTGCTGGTCCGGCCCGACGGGTACCTCGCCGCGGGCGGCGCGGAGCTGACCCGCGCCGGGCTCGCGCGGGCGCTGGCGCCGCTGGGCGCGGCCGCCGTACTGCCGGACGTGCTCCGGGACGCGGCCCGGGCCGCCCGGGTGCCGGCGCCGGCGGCGACCGGGGCCCCGCACACCCCGCACGCTCCGGCGGTCGCCCCGGTGGCCGTTCTCGACCGGCCTTCCAGCGCATCTCCAGAACTCCGCGACACGGTGGAGACCTCAGCACGGGTTCTGGAGGGCCAACGATGA
- a CDS encoding SDR family NAD(P)-dependent oxidoreductase: protein MTTASTPSAAQPAAAGKPVALVTGGTSGIGLAVVRDLGRRGYRVFLCARTAQAVKETVEELRAEGLEVDGIAADVRSREAVTELVAAAVAAFGPISVLVNNAGRSGGGPTADISDELWYDIIDTNLNSVFLLTREALKHGGLAGAPNGRIINIASTAGKQGVLLAAPYSASKHAVVGFTKALGKELAPTGVTVNAVCPGYVETPMAQRVRAGYAAAWNTTTEDIQEQFEAKIPLGRYATPEEVAAMVGYLTTDLAASVTAQALNVCGGLGNF, encoded by the coding sequence ATGACAACAGCGTCAACACCGTCCGCAGCGCAGCCGGCGGCGGCCGGGAAGCCGGTCGCCCTGGTCACCGGCGGCACCAGCGGCATCGGCCTGGCGGTCGTGCGCGACCTGGGCCGGCGCGGGTACCGGGTGTTCCTGTGCGCGCGGACCGCCCAGGCCGTCAAGGAGACCGTCGAGGAACTGCGCGCCGAGGGCCTGGAGGTCGACGGCATCGCCGCCGACGTCCGCTCCCGCGAGGCGGTCACGGAGCTGGTGGCCGCCGCGGTGGCCGCGTTCGGCCCGATCTCGGTCCTGGTCAACAACGCCGGCCGCAGCGGCGGCGGTCCGACCGCCGACATCAGCGACGAGCTCTGGTACGACATCATCGACACCAACCTGAACAGCGTCTTCCTGCTGACGCGCGAGGCGCTCAAGCACGGCGGCCTGGCCGGGGCCCCGAACGGCCGCATCATCAACATCGCCTCCACGGCGGGCAAGCAGGGCGTCCTGCTGGCCGCCCCGTACTCGGCGTCCAAGCACGCCGTCGTCGGCTTCACCAAGGCCCTCGGCAAGGAGCTGGCGCCCACCGGCGTCACCGTCAACGCGGTGTGCCCGGGCTACGTGGAGACGCCGATGGCGCAGCGCGTGCGGGCCGGCTACGCGGCGGCCTGGAACACCACGACCGAGGACATCCAGGAGCAGTTCGAGGCGAAGATCCCGCTGGGGCGCTACGCGACGCCGGAGGAGGTGGCGGCCATGGTCGGCTACCTGACCACGGACCTCGCGGCCTCGGTGACCGCGCAGGCGCTGAACGTCTGCGGCGGACTGGGGAACTTCTGA
- a CDS encoding aromatase/cyclase — MAAERVHRTVHETEVAAPAGVVYGMLADAVQWPLYFPPNVHVERLSFDGTQERLRMWATANGQVKSWTSRRVLDASARRIEFRQEVPAAPLSMMTGTWIVEPLGGDRSKLTLLHDFSVAGDRPEDVEWVERATDTNSRAELGNLARLGESWGRLDELVMSFEDRVDVDAPPELVYAFLERADQWPELLPHVSRLELTEPEELPGVQVMAMDTLTADGSAHTTESVRVCFPAAGRIVYKQTRTPALMSAHTGVWTVTGGAYGSTVTSRHSVVLREEAVTRVLGPEADLTTARRYVREALGRNSTATMTYAKQHAESALAR, encoded by the coding sequence ATGGCCGCCGAGCGGGTGCACCGTACCGTGCACGAGACCGAGGTGGCCGCCCCCGCGGGCGTGGTCTACGGCATGCTCGCCGACGCCGTGCAGTGGCCGCTGTACTTCCCGCCGAACGTGCACGTGGAGCGCCTGTCGTTCGACGGCACGCAGGAACGGCTGCGGATGTGGGCGACGGCGAACGGCCAGGTCAAGTCCTGGACTTCGCGCCGGGTCCTCGACGCGTCCGCGCGGCGCATCGAGTTCCGGCAGGAGGTCCCCGCGGCCCCGCTGTCGATGATGACCGGGACCTGGATCGTCGAGCCGCTGGGCGGCGACCGTTCGAAGCTGACGCTGCTGCACGACTTCTCCGTCGCCGGCGACCGCCCGGAGGACGTCGAGTGGGTCGAGCGCGCCACCGACACCAACAGCCGGGCGGAGCTGGGCAACCTGGCGAGGCTGGGCGAGAGCTGGGGCCGGCTCGACGAACTCGTGATGTCCTTCGAGGACCGCGTCGACGTGGACGCCCCGCCGGAGCTGGTCTACGCGTTCCTGGAGCGGGCCGACCAGTGGCCGGAGCTGCTGCCGCACGTCTCGCGGCTGGAGCTCACCGAGCCCGAGGAGCTGCCCGGCGTCCAGGTGATGGCCATGGACACGCTCACCGCCGACGGCTCCGCGCACACCACCGAATCGGTGCGGGTGTGCTTCCCGGCGGCCGGCCGCATCGTCTACAAGCAGACCCGCACCCCGGCGCTGATGTCGGCGCACACCGGCGTGTGGACGGTCACCGGCGGCGCGTACGGCTCGACGGTCACCTCGCGGCACAGCGTCGTGCTGCGCGAGGAGGCCGTCACCCGGGTGCTGGGCCCCGAGGCCGACCTCACGACGGCCCGCCGGTACGTCCGCGAGGCGCTGGGCCGCAACAGCACCGCGACCATGACGTACGCCAAGCAGCACGCGGAGTCGGCGCTCGCGCGCTGA
- a CDS encoding aromatase/cyclase, which yields MSVQQVHRTSYGVEVNAPAGVLYGLIADTTQWPLFLSPSVHVERLDFDGHQDRFHMWVTANGTVRSWLSRRTLDAAGLRIDFRQEVPAEPVVTMGGSWIVEPRGTGRSQLTLLHDFAVDGDRRADVDWTRRATDANSRAELAQLKEVAENWTRLDGRLLSFEDSVRINGPADLVYQFLYGVADWPERVPHVSRAAVTENEPGVQLLSMDTVTSDGAVHTTESVRVCFPHAGRIVYKQTATPALMTAHTGEWSLIPDETGVTAISQHSVLLREEAVEPVLGPGADLARARTYVREALGRNSTATLHLAKQYAETAVRML from the coding sequence ATGTCTGTGCAGCAAGTCCACCGGACGTCGTACGGCGTGGAGGTGAACGCGCCCGCAGGCGTGCTCTACGGACTGATCGCGGACACGACGCAGTGGCCGCTGTTCCTCTCGCCGAGCGTCCACGTCGAGCGGCTCGACTTCGACGGCCACCAGGACCGGTTCCACATGTGGGTCACCGCGAACGGGACCGTCAGGTCGTGGCTCTCGCGCCGCACGCTGGACGCGGCGGGGCTGCGGATCGACTTCCGCCAGGAGGTCCCCGCCGAGCCCGTCGTCACGATGGGCGGCAGCTGGATCGTGGAGCCGCGGGGCACCGGCCGCTCGCAGCTGACGCTGCTCCACGACTTCGCTGTCGACGGCGACCGGCGCGCGGACGTCGACTGGACCCGCCGGGCCACCGACGCCAACAGCCGGGCCGAGCTGGCGCAGCTGAAGGAGGTCGCGGAGAACTGGACCCGGCTCGACGGCCGGCTGCTGTCCTTCGAGGACTCCGTGCGCATCAACGGCCCGGCCGACCTCGTCTACCAGTTCCTGTACGGGGTCGCCGACTGGCCCGAGCGCGTCCCGCACGTGTCGCGGGCCGCCGTCACCGAGAACGAGCCGGGCGTGCAGCTGCTCAGCATGGACACGGTGACCTCCGACGGAGCGGTGCACACGACGGAGTCGGTGCGGGTGTGCTTCCCGCACGCGGGCCGCATCGTCTACAAGCAGACCGCGACCCCGGCCCTGATGACCGCGCACACCGGCGAGTGGTCCCTGATCCCCGACGAGACGGGCGTCACCGCGATCTCGCAGCACAGCGTGCTGCTGCGCGAGGAGGCCGTCGAGCCGGTCCTGGGTCCCGGCGCCGACCTCGCCCGCGCCAGGACGTACGTCCGCGAGGCCCTCGGCCGCAACAGCACCGCCACCCTCCACCTCGCCAAGCAGTACGCGGAAACGGCCGTCCGGATGCTGTAG